The genomic window AAATAGTGCATAAGATGCAATATTAAAAGGTACTCCAAGAAAGATGTCGGCACTACGTTGATAGAGTTGGCAAGATAATTTACCATCAGCTACATAAAATTGAAAAAACGCATGGCAAGGTGGTAAAGCAGCTTTACCATTGGCAACATTTTCTGCGAAAGATTTAGATGTATCTGGTAATACAGAAGGGTTCCATGCAGACACCAACATTCTTCTGCTGTTTGGGTTGTTTTTTAATGTTTCAATAACTTCTTTAATCTGGTCTATATCTTCACTTGCCCAATTGCGCCATTGGTGTCCGTAAACAGGTCCTAAATCTCCGTTTTCATCAGCCCATTCGTTCCAGATTCTAACACCATTTTCAGTTAAATAGTTAATGTTAGTATCACCTTTTAGAAACCAAAGTAATTCATAGATAATGGACTTAAGATGTAGCTTTTTGGTTGTTACCATCGGAAATCCTTCGCTTAAATCAAAACGCATTTGGTAGCCAAAAACACTTTTAGTGCCTGTACCTGTTCTATCTCCTTTTTCGTTGCCGTTTTCTAATACGTGTTTTACTAGGTCGTGATATTGTTTCATGCATACTTCCTGCGAAAGCAGGAATCTCATTTAATTAAACTTTATTTTTAAGCGAAATGCAAATAGCATAATTCAAAAACGAAAATAAAAAAAAGCTTCAAAACCATTGATTTGAAGCCTTATATAATATAAAAAGTTATTAACTGTAAATAATCGAGATTCCTGCTTTCGTAGGTATTGGTTTTTACCCTATTATCATTCCAGCAATGGTAGCAGATATTAAAGAAGCTATTGTACCTCCAATTAAGGCTTTCATACCAAATTTAGATAACTGCTTTCTTTGTCCTGGAGCTAAAGATCCAATACCACCAATTTGAATTCCGATAGAAGCAAAATTAGCAAATCCGCATAGCATATAAGTTGCCATAATTACAGACTTGTTATAGTTTAAATGTGTGGCATTGGCGACATCTTTTAAGTCAGCAAGTTGTATATAGCCAACAAATTCGCTTGCAGCCAATTTAATTCCTAAAAGCTGACCCATCATCATCATATCTTCTTTAGCCACACCAATAAGCCACATTAAAGGAGCAAAAATAGTTCCCAGTATAGCTTCTAAAGAAAAGCTTTGGTAAGGTGTATTTGCAGCCATCCATGTATTTAATGAAGTAACATCGCCAGCCCAACCGAGAATACCGTTAATCATTGCAATAAAAGCTACAAACACTAATAACATTGCTCCAACGTTTACGGCTAGTCTTAAGCCTTCTGTAGTTCCGTTAGCAATGGCATCTAAAAGGTTAGCACCGATTTTTTCTTGAGAGACTTTAACATCTGTATTGATGTCTTCTGTTTGTGGGTATAATATTTTTGAAATGACAATAGCACCTGGTGCTGCCATAACTGACGCTGCTAACAAATGTTTTGCATATAATAATCGCATAGCAGGATCGTCACCACCTAAAAAGCCAATATAAGCTGCTAATACAGCACCAGCTACAGTGGCCATTCCGCCAATCATGACTAAAAGAATTTCGGACTTATTCATTTTCTCTAAATAAGCCTTAATTAACAACGGAGCTTCGGTTTGTCCTAAGAAAATATTTCCGGCAACACTTAGACTTTCCGCTCCAGATATCTTTAGAAGTTTAGTTAATAACCAACCAAAGCCTTTAACCACTCTTTGGATAATACCTAGATAGAATAAGACAGATGTTAATGCAGAAAAGAATAAAATCGTTGGTAATACCTGAAATGCGAAAATGAAACCAAAGGTGTCCATGTCCACAACCAAACCTTCAAACAAAAACTTACTACCTTCTCTTGTAAAATCTAAGACGCTTACAAAAACACTTCCGATACTTTCAAAAATAGTTTTTACAAATCCAACCCTTAGTACACCAATAGCGATAAGTAACTGAAAAGCTAAACCAATTCCTACAGTTTTCCAGTTTATAGCTTTTCGGTTGCTACTAAACAGAAAAGCAATAACAATTAGAGTAAACATACCTAAAATACCTCGCCATAAACTATTAAAGGAAAAACCTTGACTTGGTTTAATTGTGTTTTCTGTATTTTCACCTGTTATGGCGGAAGCTATAGCAGTACTTTTAGATTCTAAAGATTTGAAACTATATGTTGTTAGTTTTTCAGTAAAAACAAGTGTTGAATCTGTAAACTCACGAACCTTATATTTTCTGATAGTGTCTTTTGGTGTGTTGTAATAAAAGACCAAAAGATTATTTTGAAATGTATAATGACCAGAAGCTTTAAGGCTATCTTTGCTTAGTAGTTTGTAATCAAAATCACCATCCCTAAATTTTAATATATCAGAATCTGAAATGGATAATGCTTCACCTGTTTGGGTGTTTTCAATTGTGGTGAACTGCCATGTTTTTTCTAGCTCTTGTGCTGTAATTGATGAAACTCCAATAAATATAGCAATAAGGGCTTTGAAAAAATGATTCATAAAAAGGGGTGTTAGTTAGCGCTTAGAAATTTCGTCTCTTATTTTTGCAGCCTTTTCATAATCTTCATTATTTACGGCTTCTTCTAAAAGGCTATTCAATTCTTCTAAAGATTTGTCTTTATAACCTTCTTGGTCGGCAACTGCATTTTCTATTTCTTCAGCTATAAAATCATCGACAAGTATGCTATCTTGTTCTTCATCCTCTTTTTTAGGATTTACTTTAAGGTATATACCTGCTTTGTCTAAAATGTTTTTGTAAGTAAAGATTGGTGCCTGAAAACGTAATGCTAATGCAATGGCATCACTGGTTCTGGCATCAATGATTTCTTCAATTTTATCGCGCTCACAAATAAGACTAGAGTAGAAGACACCATCAACTAATTTGTGAATAATGACTTGTTTCACAACAATATCAAATCTGTCGGCAAAATTTTTGAATAAATCGTGAGTTAAAGGTCTTGGTGGACGAATTTCTTTCTCTAGTGCAATAGCAATAGATTGCGCTTCAAAAGCACCAATAACAATAGGAAGTTTTCTGTCACCATCAACTTCATTAAGTATTAAGGCATACGCGCCATTTTGTGTTTGGCTGTAGGAAATACCTTTTATATTTAAACGAACTAAACTCATGAATTTTAAAACACAAAGAACTGTTTAAATTTGGACTTTACCAACTGCAAAATGCAGAATTGGATATTTTTCTCAATACTTTCGATGAAACGTAAACCTATTAAGAAAATCTAAATTTAAACAGTCCTTTAATATTACAAGGTAATAAAATTATGCGTTTTGAGCTTTAAAAGCTTTTAGTTTTTCTATTAATGTTGGTACTACTTCAAACGCATCACCAACAACTCCATAGTCAGCTGCTTTAAAGAAAGGAGCTTCAGGATCTGTGTTAATAACAACTTTTACTTTAGAAGCATTAATACCTGCTAAATGCTGAATTGCACCAGAGATACCAACAGCAATGTATAGGTTAGACGCAACAGGCTTACCTGTTTGCCCAACATGCTCGCTATGAGGTCTCCAACCAAGGTCAGATACAGGCTTAGAACATGCAGTTGCAGCACCTAAAACATCTGCTAACTCTTCTATCATTCCCCAATTTTCTGGACCTTTTAATCCTCTACCACCAGATACTACTATTTCTGCATCTGCAATACTTACTTTGTCTGTTGCTTTGTCTACAGACTCTACGCTAACACCAGAGTCTGGTATTGAAGGTGAGAAATCTTCAACAGAAGCACTACCACCAGCTTCAATAATTCCGAAAGAATTGTTAGATAAACCAACGATTTTTACATCTGTATTTATTTCTGTATTAGCAAAAGCTTTGTTTGTAAAAGCAGTTCGTTTCACTGTAAAAGGAGAAGTGCTAGATGGTGCTTCTACTACATTAGAAACATATCCTGCATCTAAACCTACAGCTAATAAGGGTGCTAAGTATTTACTGTCTGCACTAGAACTTAAAACAACAACTTTTGTACTTTCATTTTTAGCAGCTTGCTCTATAACAGCTGCGTATTTTTTAGCGTTAAATTTATTTAGACTTTCATCTTTTACAGACAATACTTTAGAAGCACCATAAGCGCCTAGACTATCACTATTGTCTGCATTAATGGCAACAGCAGTTACTGTTGTGCCCATTTGGTCTGCAACAGCTTTTGCGTAAGAAACGACTTCTAAAGCTGCTTTTTTAAATTTTCCGTTTTCTGATTCTGTATATACTAAAACTGACATAATTCTTTTTTTAAATGACTTTAGCTTCGTTGTGAAGTAAATTTACTAACTCATCGATATTATCGGCATCGACTAACTTAACCGCACCTTTAGGTGCAGGTTTTTCGAAACTAGCAGTTGTAGTTTCTGAATTAGTAGCTACAGGCTCAACAACATTTAACGGTTTTTTACGAGCCATCATAATACCTCTCATATTTGGGATACGAAGATCACTTTCTTCAACAATACCTTTTTGTCCTGCAATAACTAAAGGAAGTGAAGTACTTACAGTTTCTTTACCACCATCAATTTCTCTTACAGCTTTTGCATTAGTACCATCAACTTCTAATCCTATACAGTTAGCTACAAAGTTAGCGTCTGTCATTGCTGCTAACATACCAGGAACCATTCCGCCATTATAATCAATAGACTCTCTTCCTGCTATAACTAAGTCGTAACCACCATCTTTAACCACTTTTGCTAATTGTTTTGCAACAGAAAAACCATCAGTAGCTTCTGTGTTAACTCTTATAGCAGTATCGGCACCAATAGCCAATGCTTTTCTTAATGTTGGCTCAGTTTCTGCACCACCTACGTTGATAACATCTACGCTTGCACCTTGCTTTTCTTTAAACCACATTGCTCTGGTTAAACCAAACTCGTCATTAGGATTAATTACAAATTGTACACCATTAGTGTCAAACTTAGTGTCGCCATCTGTAAAGTTAATTTTGGAAGTCGTATCAGGTACGTGGCTGATACATACTAAAATCTTCATACTTATATCTTATTTAAGTTTACATTATTATGTGAAATTTTACGATAACGATTTCGCTAACCATTTGTAAAACATCAAAAAATTGCGGTTACGAAGGTAAATATTTTATTTCGAATATTTACTATGCGTGCATAATAAATTTTAAAGAAATTTGAGCTACTTAGTTTTTCATTTATTGCTATTTTTGTTCTTCGTTTAAAAAGAAAATAATGAAGACAATTCAATTTAGAGAAGCTATCGCTGAAGCCATGAGCGAAGAAATGCGTAGAGATGAAAGCATTTATCTTATGGGTGAAGAAGTTGCAGAATACAATGGTGCTTATAAAGCATCAAAAGGGATGTTAGATGAATTTGGACCAAAGCGCGTTATAGATACACCTATTGCAGAACTTGGTTTTGCTGGTGTGGCAATTGGTTCTACAATGACTGGTAACCGTCCTATTGTAGAGTATATGACGTTTAATTTCTCTTTGGTTGGTATTGATCAAATTATTAACAACGCTGCAAAAATTAGACAAATGTCTGGCGGACAATTTAAATGCCCAATTGTATTTAGAGGTCCAACAGCATCTGCAGGTCAGTTAGCAGCAACACACTCCCAAGCTTTTGAGAGTTGGTTTGCTAATACACCAGGTCTTAAGGTGGTTGTGCCATCTAATCCTTATGATGCAAAAGGACTTTTAAAATCTGCAATTAGAGATGACGATCCGGTAATTTTTATGGAAAGTGAGCAGATGTATGGAGATAAAGGTGAAGTACCAGAAGGTGAATACACAATTCCATTAGGTGTTGCTGATATTAAGAGAGAAGGAACAGATGTTACTATAGTATCTTTTGGAAAGATTATAAAAGAGGCTTTTAAAGCAGCGGACGAATTAGAAAAAGAAGGTATCTCTTGTGAGGTTATAGATTTAAGAACTGTACGTCCTATGGACAGAAAAACAGTTGTAGAATCTGTAAAGAAGACTAATAGACTTGTTGTGGTGGAAGAAGCTTGGCCTTTTGGTAATGTAGCAACAGAAATTACATACTTAGTACAATCTGAAGCGTTTGATTATTTAGATGCTCCAGTTGTAAAAATTAATACTGCAGATACACCTGCGCCATATTCACCAGTACTTTTAGAAGAGTGGTTGCCTAATAGCGATGACGTTGTAAAAGCGGTGAAAAAAGTAATGTATAAATAAATAAATCGCAGTTTTCTGCGTTTAATAAACTTCATTAATAACCAAAAACTAATTTTAGCACGGTTGTTGATGAAGTTTATTGTTTAAATATGAAGTTAAAACTATTCTTTGCCCTTTTTATTATTGGCTTAACCTCAGCTTTGTCTCAAACAAAAGTTAGTGGTTACGTTTATGATGTAAACGATGAGCCAATTCCTTTTGCAAACGTAGTTTTTAAAGGTTCTACCGAAGGTACTATTACAAACGAAGACGGACGATTTTATTTAGAGTCTGACGAGACTTGGGATGCTTTAATGGTTTCTTTTGTTGGTTATGAAGTTTTAGAATTTCCACTTACTAAAAAAGTAAACTACGACTTAAGATTTATACTAAAAGAAGAAGCAGAGTCATTAAAAGAGGTTGTTGTAGTTAGTGGCAAGCAATCAAAAAAAGCTTCAGAAAATCCTGCTATACGTATTCTAAAAAAGATTTGGGAGCGTAAAAGACAAAACGGACTCAGCCAGTTTAAACAATACGAGTACGACCAATACGAAAAAGTAGAGTTTGACCTTAATACCATAGATAGTGCGCTAATAAAAAGTAAACTGTTTAAGGGTATGGAGTTTGTTTTTGAAGAAGTTGATACCTCCTCAGTAACAGGTAAAACGTATTTGCCAATTTTCCTGAATGAGTCTGTAAAAAAGGTTTACGGCGATAATGAAAGAAATGAAAAGCGAGAGGATTTAGTAGGAAATAAAAACTCAGGATTTAGTAACAATCAGGTTATTATAGATTTTATAGATGACTTATATTCAGACTATAATATTTACGATAACTATTTAAAATTCTTTGATAAGAGTTTTGTAAGTCCGTTGAGTCGTACAGGTATTCAAACCTATAACTATGTACTTTCAGATAGTGCATACATAGATAATAAATGGTGTTATAATATCATTTACTACCCAAGACGAAAAAATGAATTGACCTTTAAAGGAGACTTTTGGGTTAATGATTCAACTTATGCAATCAAAGAAATAAATCTTCAGGCCTCTAAAAGTGCCAATATCAACTGGGTAAAAGAAATTTATATAGAGCAGGAATTTGAAGTTTTAAATGATTCGGTTTTTCTTATAAAACGCGATTATTTTCTTTCGGATTTTGCCCTAAATAAAAAAGAAAAATCGAGAGGTGTTTACGGTAAACGTACTACGTTGTATGATAATTATCAATTCAATCAGCCAAAGGATGAAAAATTCTATGATAAGGTAGTTTATACTTATGATGCTGATATTTATAATAGAGAAGACGATTTTTGGGAAAAGAATAGGTTAGAGGCTTTAAACAAAGACGAAAAGGGTGTTTACAAAATGTTAGACACTTTAAAAACTGTAAAAAAATTCAAGCGTCTTTATAATCTCGGAAGTATACTCGCCTCAGGATATGTAGAATTCCCGAGTATAAATTTTGATTACGGTCCAATTTTTTCAACATTCGGTTTTAATGAAGTTGAAGGATTGCGTCTTAGAACAGGTGGACGAACCTATTTTGGTCCAAACGATTTATGGAGGCTAGAAGGTTTCTTAGCTTATGGCTTTAGAGATGATAAATTCAAATATGGTATTTCTGGTAAGTGGTTGTTAGATAAACGGAGCCGATTAACCATTTTTGGTGGTAATAGGCGAGATATAGAGCAGATTGGCGCAAGTCTAACAAGTTCTACTGACGTTTTGGGTAGAAGCTTAGCCTCTAGTGCAGTTTTTACAGCAGGTTCAAACGATAAATTAACCAATATTAATTTGACCAATTTAGGGTTTTCAATTGAACCACTTCGGAATTTTGAAGTGCGTTTAGACGGAAGTTTTAGAACCTTAAGTTCAGCATCACCAACCTTCAGTTTAGATTATAACAATCCTGAATCTTCAACAGGAATTTCATCAGAGATTAAACAGTTTGAAAGCAGGTTGGCTTTATCCTATTTTCCAAAGCGTGAAATGACAGGCTTTGGTGTAGAACGAAAAGAGAAGAACGATAATTTTGCCAGACTTTTTGCTCAGGTTACACGTGGGGATCGCAATTGGTTTGATAGTGATTTTGATTATACCAAAGTACAGTTTTCTTATATCCAACCATGGCAAGTAGGTGGTTTTGGGCGTTTAGTGACGTCGATTGAAGCTGGTAAAACATTTGGTGAAGTACCACTAGGTTTGCTAAGTGTGGTTCCTGGTAACCAAACCTATTTCTCAATATACAATACATTCTCACAACTCGATTTTTATGAGTTTGTTACAGATACATATACTTCTGTTCATTTTGAACACAATTTTAATGGTCGCCTTTTTTCTCGAATCCCATTTTTAAAGAAATATAATCTTAGAGCAATTGTTGGTCTGCGAGGTGTTTGGGGAGAACTGTCTGATGAAAACATAGCTTTAAGTACTACAGGAAATCCAGTTGAATTTCCACTTTTAGCACCAGATACACGCATGTATTATGAGTATAGTTTTGGTGTGGCTAATATTTTCAAGATTCTAAGAATAGATTTCAACTTTAGAGGTAATTATTTAGACAATCCAGATGCCAGACGTTTTGGAGTTACAGGTAGTTTTGGCTTTTATTTCTAAAAGGAACATGTCAGCGTCTACGTTTTAGGTTATATTTTCGTTATTATTCTATAATAGAATTGGTCTAACGTCATCAAACACTTATATTTGCAACCTTTTTAATTATATTAATGATGACAGATTCAACCCAATTAACCTTCGATGTTTTAATAGAAATCCCTAAAGGGAGCCGTAATAAATATGAATACGATTTTGCATTAAACAAAATTAGATTCGATAGAATGCTTTTTTCGTCAATGATGTATCCTGGTGACTATGGTTTTGTGCCAGAAACTTTAGCTTTAGATAGCGACCCATTAGATGTTTTGGTTTTAGGAACAGAGCCTACATTTCCAATGGTAGTAATGGAGGTAAGACCTATAGGAGTTTTTCATATGACAGATGAAAAGGGACCAGATGAGAAAATAATTTGTGTGCCAGTTTCGGATCCAATTTGGAGTAACAATCATGACATTAGTGATTTAAATCCGCACAGGCTAAAAGAGATAGAACACTTTTTTCAAGTTTACAAGGATTTAGAGGAAAAGAAAGTAGATGTAGGTGGATGGGGAAATGCCGAAGAAGCTATAAAAATATACCAAGAGTGTGTAAAGCGTTATGATGAAAGTGAACATAAGAAAAAGCGAACTTTCACTATTTAGTACTTTGTGAAATAAGCACTTTTTTATAATAATAATCTAAAAAAAAGCAATATCAATTATTGATATTGCTTTTTTTCGTAAAATTTGATTGATTTTACTACTTTTGCCCAGTTTGAAAAGCGAATAACTAATCTCAATAAATATTATATGGAATCAAACATAATTTATGTACCGATGGCATTAGCAATTGTAGGATTGCTTTTTATGTTCGTTAAAATGTCTTGGGTAAAAAAGCAACCTGCAGGCGATGAAAAAATGCAAAGTATTTCTAAATCAATTAAAGAAGGTGCTCTAGCATTTTTGGCAGCAGAATATCGATTATTACTAGTATTTGTAGTAATGGCAGCTGTGGCATTAGGGGTTGTATCATATTTAGTACCAACCACGCATTGGATCATTATTGTTGCTTTTGTTTTTGGAGCAGTATTTTCTGGTTTAGCCGGAAATATTGGTATGCGAATAGCAACTGATGCAAACGCTAGAACAGCTGAGGCTGCAAAAACAAGTTTGCCACATGCTTTAAAAGTGTCTTTTGGTGGTGGAACTGTAATGGGGCTTGGTGTAGCTGGACTTGCTGTTTTAGGTATTAGCTTGTTCTTTTTTATTTTCCTTAAAATGTTTGTAACCGGAGAAAACAGTTTTTATGATGAAATGACAGTTGCTCTTGAAGCTTTGGCTGGATTCTCATTAGGTGCTGAGTGTATAGCATTATTCGCAAGAGTAGGTGGAGGAATCTATACCAAAGCTGCTGATGTAGGAGCTGATTTAGTTGGTAAAGTAGAAGCAGGTATACCAGAGGATGATCCACGTAATCCAGCAACTATTGCAGATAACGTTGGGGATAATGTTGGTGATGTTGCAGGTATGGGAGCCGATTTATTTGGGTCTTATGTTGCTACGGTTTTAGCAGCTATGGTACTTGGTAACTACGTGATAAGAGATATGTCTACAGGAGCGCCATTTACTGATGCTTTTAATAATATGGGACCAATCCTTTTACCTTTAGTTATTGCAGGTGTAGGTGTTTTAGCTTCTATTTTAGGAACATTCTTAGTGCGTATTTCTAGTAATGACGCTAAAGAATCTGTGGTTCAAAAAGCTTTAGATACAGGTAACTGGGTTTCTATTGGAATTACTTGGGTAGCTTCATGGTTTTTAATCCGTTGGATGTTACCAATGACTATGGAAATGAACTTTTTTGGAGAAGGTTTAAAGACAATTCCTTCTAGACATGTATTTTATGCTGCTACTATAGGTTTGGCTGTTGGAGCTTTAATTTCTATGGTTACTGCATACTACACAAGTTTGGGTAAAACACCAGTTTTAAAAATTGTTAAAAATTCATCTACAGGCGCAGCTACTAATATTATATCAGGTTTAGCTGTTGGTATGAAATCTACATTTTTATCTGTAATTCTTTTTGCTGTAGCAATTTGGAGTGCTTATGTATTGGCAGGATTCTATGGAGTAGCTTTAGCTGCTTCAGCAATGATGGCTACTACAGCAATGCAGTTGGCTATTGATGCATTTGGTCCAATCGCTGATAATGCAGGTGGTGTAGCAGAAATGAGTGAATTAGAGCCGCATGTTCGTGAGCGTACAGATATTTTAGATTCAGTAGGTAATACAACAGCAGCAGTAGGTAAAGGATTTGCTATTGCTTCTGCAGCTTTAACAGCGTTAGCTTTATTTGCTGCGTATGTAACTTTTACTGGTATTGATGGGATTAACATTTTTAAAGCACCTGTGTTAGCGGCATTGTTTATCGGTGGAATGATTCCTGTAATTTTCTCAGCACTTGCAATGGAGTCTGTTGGTAAAGCAGCAGGTCAGATGGTAGAGGAAGTTAGAAGACAGTTTAGAGAAATACCTGGGATTATGGAAGGAACAGGTACTCCTGAATATGGAAAATGTGTAGATATTTCAACTAAAGCAGCATTAAAAGAAATGATAATACCTGGTCTTATCACTATAGTAACTCCAGTAGTAATGGGAATAGGTACAGCGCTAGTAAACGATGATTTTTTACTTGGTGCAGAAGTACTAGGTGGTTATATGGCAGGAGTTTGTGTTTCTGGTGTAATGTGGGCTATCTTTCAAAATAATGCTGGTGGAGCTTGGGACAACGCTAAAAAATCATTTGAAGCAGGTGTTGAAATTAATGGGAAAACATTTTACAAGCACAAAGATGATAACCCATCACCTCCGCATCAAGCAGCAGTAACAGGTGATACTGTTGGTGATCCTTTTAAAGATACTTCGGGTCCTTCTATGAACATTTTAATTAAATTAACGTGTTTGGTAGGTTTGGTTATAGCACCAATTTTAGGTGGTCACTCTTCTGAAGAAGGTTTGGCTAATAATGAAAAAGAAGTCTCAATAGAAATGACTATTGAGTCTAAAGACATGGCAAAAGCTACAGTAAACTACTCTACTATTAAAGATGGTGAAAAGGTTTCTGAGGTTATTGTTTTTGAAGGCACTGAGGCAGAAGTGAAAAAAGAATTAGAAGCTTTTGAAGCTACTGTTAAAAGTGAAGCTAAAAACGTCGAAAAAATTATCGAAGAGGTAAATATTACTAAGGAATAATTTTTTAATAACTAGTTATTAAAACCACGCTAAACAGCGTGGTTTTTTTATTTTTACGTACTAAGATTAATAGATGTTTAAAAAAGATCCACTTCAAATCATTGCATTTCAGGGTTATGGTACAGATACCCATTTTTATGCACGTGGCAGAGCTTTAGAAGACGAATCTATTGATCTCGAAAATCAAAATACTTGGCATCTTATTATCAATACTTGGAAACGTTTTGAAACCGATGAAATTAAAAATGTAGGGATTTCTATTAAACTTCCGGAAGGAACAATTCTTAAAGGTAAAACAGATAGAGATGGTTATTATAAAATTGAAGCCAATTTAGCTGAGCTATCAAAACTTGTCAATGACGAAGGTTGGTTGCCTTTTGAATTGTCTTATAACGATGTAAACATTAAAAGAACCATTCAAAATGATAATAGATTTCCGGGTGAAATATTAATACCTTCAGTAGAAGCACAGTTTGGTGTTGCTAGTGATATAGATGATACTATTATTCATACTGGTGTGGTGAGTACTTTAAAGTGGGAAGTCATTTATAATTCGGTATTTAAACATGCTAAAAACAGAATTCCTCTAGAAGGAGCAGCAGACTTTTATCATAAATTACATAGAGGTGTTTCAGGTAAAAATTCTAACCCTATTTTTTATGTTAGTCATAGTCCTTGGAATCTCTATCGTTATCTAGAGTTGTTTTTAAGACAACACAATTTTCCTAAGGGGCCAATTTTGCTTAGAAACTTCAGTAATCTTCTTAGGAAACAACCGCAAGATCAAAAACCACAGAAGCAGAAAGAAATTCTTCATCTCTTAAAAACCTATCCTAATTTGCCATTTATACTAATAGGTGATAGTGGCGAGCACGATCCAGAGATCTATATGGAGATAGCAGAAGAGTTTCCAGATAGAATATTGGCAATATATCTACGCACTGTTAAACACAAAAAGAAAATGCTTCGCGTAAAAAACCTTGTAGATAATTATAAAACCACAGAG from Winogradskyella sp. MH6 includes these protein-coding regions:
- a CDS encoding sodium-translocating pyrophosphatase → MESNIIYVPMALAIVGLLFMFVKMSWVKKQPAGDEKMQSISKSIKEGALAFLAAEYRLLLVFVVMAAVALGVVSYLVPTTHWIIIVAFVFGAVFSGLAGNIGMRIATDANARTAEAAKTSLPHALKVSFGGGTVMGLGVAGLAVLGISLFFFIFLKMFVTGENSFYDEMTVALEALAGFSLGAECIALFARVGGGIYTKAADVGADLVGKVEAGIPEDDPRNPATIADNVGDNVGDVAGMGADLFGSYVATVLAAMVLGNYVIRDMSTGAPFTDAFNNMGPILLPLVIAGVGVLASILGTFLVRISSNDAKESVVQKALDTGNWVSIGITWVASWFLIRWMLPMTMEMNFFGEGLKTIPSRHVFYAATIGLAVGALISMVTAYYTSLGKTPVLKIVKNSSTGAATNIISGLAVGMKSTFLSVILFAVAIWSAYVLAGFYGVALAASAMMATTAMQLAIDAFGPIADNAGGVAEMSELEPHVRERTDILDSVGNTTAAVGKGFAIASAALTALALFAAYVTFTGIDGINIFKAPVLAALFIGGMIPVIFSALAMESVGKAAGQMVEEVRRQFREIPGIMEGTGTPEYGKCVDISTKAALKEMIIPGLITIVTPVVMGIGTALVNDDFLLGAEVLGGYMAGVCVSGVMWAIFQNNAGGAWDNAKKSFEAGVEINGKTFYKHKDDNPSPPHQAAVTGDTVGDPFKDTSGPSMNILIKLTCLVGLVIAPILGGHSSEEGLANNEKEVSIEMTIESKDMAKATVNYSTIKDGEKVSEVIVFEGTEAEVKKELEAFEATVKSEAKNVEKIIEEVNITKE
- a CDS encoding App1 family protein — encoded protein: MFKKDPLQIIAFQGYGTDTHFYARGRALEDESIDLENQNTWHLIINTWKRFETDEIKNVGISIKLPEGTILKGKTDRDGYYKIEANLAELSKLVNDEGWLPFELSYNDVNIKRTIQNDNRFPGEILIPSVEAQFGVASDIDDTIIHTGVVSTLKWEVIYNSVFKHAKNRIPLEGAADFYHKLHRGVSGKNSNPIFYVSHSPWNLYRYLELFLRQHNFPKGPILLRNFSNLLRKQPQDQKPQKQKEILHLLKTYPNLPFILIGDSGEHDPEIYMEIAEEFPDRILAIYLRTVKHKKKMLRVKNLVDNYKTTEVLLVESSAQAIEHAREYGFIA
- a CDS encoding inorganic diphosphatase; translation: MTDSTQLTFDVLIEIPKGSRNKYEYDFALNKIRFDRMLFSSMMYPGDYGFVPETLALDSDPLDVLVLGTEPTFPMVVMEVRPIGVFHMTDEKGPDEKIICVPVSDPIWSNNHDISDLNPHRLKEIEHFFQVYKDLEEKKVDVGGWGNAEEAIKIYQECVKRYDESEHKKKRTFTI
- a CDS encoding DUF5686 and carboxypeptidase-like regulatory domain-containing protein — its product is MKLKLFFALFIIGLTSALSQTKVSGYVYDVNDEPIPFANVVFKGSTEGTITNEDGRFYLESDETWDALMVSFVGYEVLEFPLTKKVNYDLRFILKEEAESLKEVVVVSGKQSKKASENPAIRILKKIWERKRQNGLSQFKQYEYDQYEKVEFDLNTIDSALIKSKLFKGMEFVFEEVDTSSVTGKTYLPIFLNESVKKVYGDNERNEKREDLVGNKNSGFSNNQVIIDFIDDLYSDYNIYDNYLKFFDKSFVSPLSRTGIQTYNYVLSDSAYIDNKWCYNIIYYPRRKNELTFKGDFWVNDSTYAIKEINLQASKSANINWVKEIYIEQEFEVLNDSVFLIKRDYFLSDFALNKKEKSRGVYGKRTTLYDNYQFNQPKDEKFYDKVVYTYDADIYNREDDFWEKNRLEALNKDEKGVYKMLDTLKTVKKFKRLYNLGSILASGYVEFPSINFDYGPIFSTFGFNEVEGLRLRTGGRTYFGPNDLWRLEGFLAYGFRDDKFKYGISGKWLLDKRSRLTIFGGNRRDIEQIGASLTSSTDVLGRSLASSAVFTAGSNDKLTNINLTNLGFSIEPLRNFEVRLDGSFRTLSSASPTFSLDYNNPESSTGISSEIKQFESRLALSYFPKREMTGFGVERKEKNDNFARLFAQVTRGDRNWFDSDFDYTKVQFSYIQPWQVGGFGRLVTSIEAGKTFGEVPLGLLSVVPGNQTYFSIYNTFSQLDFYEFVTDTYTSVHFEHNFNGRLFSRIPFLKKYNLRAIVGLRGVWGELSDENIALSTTGNPVEFPLLAPDTRMYYEYSFGVANIFKILRIDFNFRGNYLDNPDARRFGVTGSFGFYF